The following is a genomic window from Chitinophaga caseinilytica.
TTTGCCGCCGGCAAAATCCTCGAAGTTTCCAAATCCGCCCTCGGTAAACACGAACGCGGCGATGCTTTCGGCAAAATCGAAGAAGAACTGAAAGAGCACCTCGGCGAACTTTCCGAAGAAGACGCCCCGCTCGTCGGCAAATACTTCCACAAGCTGGAAAAAGAAGTGGTGCGCAACATGATCCTCGATCAGAGCATCCGCCTCGATGGCCGCGTGCTCGACCAGGTGCGCCCCCTCGCTATGGAAATTGACCTGCTGCCCAGCCCCCACGGCTCCGCACTGTTCACCCGCGGCGAAACGCAATCCCTCACCACAGTGACCCTCGGTACGCCCGACGACGAACTGCTGGTAGAATCCGCAGCCGTTTCCAACTACGTTAAATTCATCCTCCACTACAACTTCCCCCTTCTCCACCGGTGAGGTGAAGATGATGCGCGGCCCCGGCCGTCGCGAAGTGGGCCACGGTAACCTGGCCATGCGCTCCCTGCGCATCATGATGCCCGGTAGCGATTACGCCTACACCGTGCGCGTAGTGTCCGATATCCTCGAATCCAACGGTTCTTCTTCCATGGCTACCGTTTGCGCAGGCTCCCTCGCCCTCATGGACGCTGGCGTGCCCCTGCCCAAACACGTATCCGGCATCGCAATGGGCCTCATCTCCCGCGCTTCCGACGGCAAATGGGCCGTTTTGAGCGACATCCTCGGCGATGAAGACCACCTCGGCGATATGGACTTCAAAGTAACCGGTACCCGCGATGGCATCTGCGGCGTGCAGATGGATATCAAGGTAGACGGCCTCAGCATGGACGTAATGCGCGCAGCGCTCGCCCAGGCACGTAAAGGCCGCCTGCACATCCTCGACGCGATGTACAGCACCATCGAAAACGCCCGTCCTGAACCGAAACCGCACGCTCCGCGCATGGAGAAAATGACCATCGACCGTGAATTCATCGGCGCGGTGATCGGACCCGGCGGTAAAGTTATTCAGGAAATCCAACGTGAAACCGGCACCAACATCAACATCGAAGAAGTTGGCCAGCATGGTGAAGTTTCCATCTTCGCAACCCAGAAAGAAAACCTCGACAAGGCCGTTCGCTGGATCAAAGGCATCGTTGCCCAGCCCGAAGTTGGTGAGGAATACGAATCCGTGGTGAAAAGCGTAATGCCTTACGGCGCATTCGTTGAATTCCTCCCCGGCAAACAAGGCCTGCTCCATATCTCCGAAGTTTCCTGGAAACGCCTCGAGAACATGGACGGCGTGCTGAGCGAAGGCGATAAAGTGAAAGTGAAACTGGTAGGCACCGATCCCAAAACCGGTAAATTCAAACTGAGCCGCAGGATACTCATGCCGAAACCCGAAGGTTACGTGGAACGCCCCGAACGTGAAGAACGTGGCGACCGCGGAGACCGTGGCGATCGTCGTGACCGTGGTGGTGATCGTGGAGACCGCCGTGGCGGTGGCGATCGTGATCGCGGAGGCGACCGTCGTGATCGTGGTGACCGCGGAGACCGTGGAGACCGTGGCGATCGCGGGCCCCGTCCTTCCCAGCAAACCGAACAGAACGACGGTCCTGAACTGGGCCCCGTGTTCGACGAGCAATAAGAATCGTGTGAATAGCTTACATAAGAAAAACGCCTCCGGAAACGGGGGCGTTTTCATTTTTGGGTATGCTTTACCCATAAAAAAACGCTGCCCGGAAGCAGCGTTCTATGTTTTAGCGGGATCGGCGTTTATCTGCCTGCGTTATACACCTGCTCCACGAATACCTCACTTTCGCGCCAGATCACTTTTCCCTTTTCCAGCTTGAAGATCCGGAACGATTTGCCGTTCACGTCCTCATAATCCAGCTTGTAGAGTTTCACGCGTTTGTTGGTGGAACGGTCTACCACCTGCACTTTGCCGGCTTCGAGCAGGTCGGGGATGATTTCGTCGATATAGGGGAGGATGATGCCTTCATTGTCGTTCCAGAACAGCGTGATCTTGTCGGTGCTGTAGCTGAGCGGATTGGCTTTGGACGCGGTCCAGAACTTGCTGGCCAGGCTGTAATGGCGCTGTACTTCTTCGGGGTTCAGCGGAGAAAATTGGATGTTGCGGAAAACGGTTTTATCGTACTGCTTCTGGACCAACACGGTATCGAGGTTTTTGAAATAATCTTCGATGTCGAGTTTGTCGATCACCAGCACCGCGTTGGGCACCTGGTAAAAGACGGAGTCTTTTTTCTCGTATTCGTGCGGTACGATGGTGGATTGGGCGGATAAGGCGAAATTGCCGCCCAGTAAGGCTGCGAGAACGATGAGCTTTTTCATAGGATAAGGTTATATTTAATAAAAATCAAATATAAATACAGTCGGGGAATTGGCCAAGAAAATTGAGGTGGGGGAGGAAAAATGTATCTTGCGCCCATGTCTTACATTGCCATAACGATTGCCGCGCCGCAGGAGCTGCGGGATGTGCTGGTCGCCCAATTGAGCGACATGGGTTACGAAGGTTTCGAGGAGCGCCCGGATGCGCTGGTCGCGTTTATTCCCGAGGGGGATTTCATCGAGAACGATTTGCAGGGGCTCGTGGGGTCTCACGGGGTGGATTATACGAAGGAAAGGATCGAGCAGGCGAACTGGAACGCTTTGTGGGAAAGTAGCTTCGAGCCGGTGCTCGTAGACGATTTTTGCGGGATCCGCGCGGGTTTCCACGCGCCTTTGGGCGATGCGGTGGCGCATGAGATCATCATCACGCCGAAGATGTCTTTCGGTACGGGGCACCACGCCACCACGTTTTCGGTAGTACGACTCATGCGGGATGTGGACTTCAGGGGGAAACAGGTGTTCGATTTCGGGTCGGGCACGGGCATCCTGGCGATTTTGGCGGATAAGCTGGGCGCTGCGGAAACGAAAGGTATCGATATAGACGATTGGGCGGTGGAAAACGCTACGGAAAATGCGGAGATGAATGCTTCGGGGAATGTGCATTTCAGCCGTGCCGATAGTCTTTCCGGCGAGGAAAGCGGCCGGTTCGACGTGGTTTTGGCCAATATCAACCGTAACATTTTGTTAGCCAATATGGGGGAGATGAAAAGAATCCTCAAAAAACACGGTATATTGATTTTGAGTGGTATATTGCAGGAAGACGAACCTGCAATTGTTAAGGCGGCCCTGGCAGAGGGGCTGCGTCCCGAAAAACGGGCAGAGAGGGAGCACTGGCTGGCGCTTTCATTCATCGCCGGTTAATGTGGAAAAATTATCATATTTTAATTACTGATTTAAGCGTAATTACCTTATCATTGCAGTGAAATTTACATTCATTTTAACACTTTAATTGCTACCTTAGCAGTTCTAACTTATTGTGATGACAGAATTATTGCTAATTATCTGCGCCTATCTGATTGGCTCTTTTGCTACCGCTGTGTGGGTGAGCAAGGGAGTTTTCGGTATCGATATCCGCGAGCATGGTTCCGGTAATGCCGGCGCTACCAACACGTTCCGCGTGCTGGGCCCCAAGGCCGGTACGTTCGTGATGTTGGTAGACATGCTGAAAGGCGTGCTGGCTGTCAGACTATCCTACCTTATGCCTCACGATTCAACCGAACAACTGATCAACCTGCAGGTGGGCCTTGGCCTGGCTGCCGTTGTTGGCCATATATTCCCCATATGGGCGGGTTTCCGCGGCGGTAAGGGTATTGCCACCCTCTTCGGGATGGTGCTCGCCATTCAGCCGCTCGTGGCCCTTTACTGCGTGGGCGTTTTCCTCATGATCCTTTTCCTCACCCGGTACGTATCGCTCAGTTCCATCCTGGCGAGCATCGCGTTCCCGGTGCTCATTCTCTTCGTATTCCGCGAAGAGGAAACGTATTACCGCATTTTCGCCATTGCCGTTGCTGTGATGGTCGTGCTCACGCACCAGAAGAACATCGTTCGCCTGCTCAGCGGTAACGAATCCAAAGTTCCTCTCTTCAAAAACAGGAAAAACAGGCACGGCAGCGACCTGTAATTTCCCCGTTCCCGCAAATCCGGCACAACGATTGTATTCTTCTTTCAGGAATTGGTAAATTCGCCGCAACAACCGTTCGCAGCAACGTGTTATTGTATTGCGCAGCGACTATCACCTTCTTCTATTAAACTATCGACCCGATGAAAAAAATTGCGTTGTTATTGGTTGCAGGAACCGGTCTTATTTACGCCTGTTCGAGAGTGCCCATCACCGGCCGCAGCCAGTTAAACCTCATTCCGGAAGCTACCATGCAATCCATGGCGCTACAGGAATACCAGTCTTTCCTTTCCCAGAACAAAGCCGTTTCGCCGGGCAACAGCAAGGATGCTGCCATGGTACAACGGGTTGGGGGGCGCATCGCCCAGGCAGTAACCACCTACATGACCCAGCATGGCATGGGCAATGAAGTGGCCAGCTATAAATGGGAATTCAACCTCGTCAACGACAAACAGGTAAACGCCTGGTGTATGCCCGGCGGCAAAGTGGTGGTTTACACCGGCCTGCTTCCCGTGACCCAGAACGAAACGGCGCTCGCCTGCGTTATGGGCCACGAAATCGCCCACGCCATCGCACGGCATGGTAACGAGCGGATGAGCCAGGGCCTCGTGGCACAGGGCATCCAGATCGCCGGCGCCGTAGCCCTCAACAAGAACCCCCAGGCCCAGAATATCTTCATGCAGGCCGTGGGCGTTGGCGGCCCGCTCGGCCTCATGGCCTACGGCCGTCAAAATGAGCTGGAAGCAGACCATCTCGGCGTGATCTTCATGGCCATGGCAGGTTATAACCCGCAGGAATCCATCTCTTTCTGGGGCCGTATGGCGCAGGCCAGCGGTGGACAGAAACCCCCGGAACTGCTGAGCACCCACCCGAGCGACGATAAACGCATCGCGCAGCTGCAAAAGCTCATGCCCGAAGCCATGAAGTACTACAATCCTTCTTCGAAATAATCTGAAATTTTATCCATAAAAAAGCGGTCCTGGTTTAGCCGGGACCGCTTTTTTTATACATCGGTGTCACGTCAGTCGAGAATGCGGGCAAGGTTCAGCAGCTCGTCGTGCTTATACTGTTCCTTGTCGTTGCGGAAGCATTTCGCCGTTTCCTCCAGCAGGAACTGGACGATGCGGGCATTGCTCTGCGGTTTGTAGAACTCGGGATTAACGGGCACGTTTACGCGCTTGAGATAGGTATCCACATCCTGCTGCGTATAAATCTGCCCCTGGATGGGGTCGATGAAGAAGAGGATGCGATAGTCTCCCGGGTCTGCCGGCTCCGTGAAATCATAAAACGTATCGAAATACGCGAGAATGAATTGCCGGGGAATCTTGACGGCATATACCGGCAAATCGAGCATGGCGCAGAGGGCCTGGTACACAATCCCGTTTGTGAGGGGATTGCCTTTGCGGCTTTCCATCACCTGGTTGATGAAGAACTGGTTTTTGCGCTGGTAGCTTACTTCTTCCCCTTTGAGGCCGAAATAATTGTAGATCATGCTGTTGAGGACATTGATCTGCTCCAGCGGGGTGAGGTAATTATTCAGTTCGAGCCAGATATTGCGTTTGATGCGGTCGATTTCGGTGTGGACAGACTGTTCCGTGAGGTCGGGGTATTGGTATTTAGCGGTGAGCAATGCACCCTTGATGAGCTCCTGCGAGCCACCGGAATGCCAAACCCGGAAATCCTCCTGCAAGTCCTGGTAATGGACGCGATGGATCAGCATTTCGATGCGTTCCTGGATATGTTCGTCGATCGTCGTTTCCCACAAATGCTCGAGGTTGGGGATGATTTCTTTCCCGAACATGAGGATTTTGTTGGCCACGGTGTCGAACACTTCCTGGTCAGGATCGTCCAGCAGATGGAATAACGCGTTTATTTCCCTTGTTTCGTGCAATGGAATGAGTTAAGGATTCTTGTCTTTAAGTTACGAATTTTTGCCTAGTCCGCTTTCTTTTTGCGGGGCGGTGCCTTTTTCTTGGGTGGGTTGGCTTTCAGCTCTTCGATGATGGCTTTGGCTTCTTCCACGGTGATATCGGCGGCGGTCTCATGTTTTTCTTTCGGCAGTTTATAGTTGCGCAGGCCTACTTTCAGGTACGGACCGTAGGGGCCTCTCAGCACCTGGATCTTTTCCTTTTCGAACACCTTGATGGTACGTTCGTCTTTGGCCTGGCGTTTCTCGACGATGAGCGGCGCTACTTCTTCCAGTTCCACGGTGTAAGGGTCCATTTCCTTTTTGAGGGAATAGAATTTCTTATCGTGTTGTGCGTAGGGCCCGAACCTGCCGATGTTCACGGACACTTCCGTGCCTTCGAACAGGCCGAGGTTGCGGGGGAGGCGGAACAGGTCCATGGCTTCCTCGAACGTGATGGTCTCGATGCTCTGGGTCTGTTTCAGTTTGGCGAAACGGGGCTTTTCCTCGTCGTCTACCTTCCCGATCTGCACCATGGGGCCGAAGCGGCCCATGCGGGCGGTAACGGGCTTGCCGGAGGCGGGGTCTTCGCCGAGGTGGCGTTCTCCCTTCACTCTTTCCGCTTTTTCCAGCGTTTCTTCCACATTATTATGGAACGGGGCGTAGAAGTCGGACAGCATTTTGTTCCATTTCTTCTTGCCGCCGGCGATTTCGTCGAATTCTTCTTCGATGCGGGCGGTGAACCCATAATCCATTACCCGGTCGAAATATTGTTTCAGGAAGTCGGTCACCAGCATCCCGAGGTCGGTCGGGAAGAGTTTTGCTTTTTCGGCGCCGGTATTTTCCTGGTCGGTTTGTTTGCTGATTTTGTCGTTTTTCAGCCACAGGATGCGGAAATCCCTTTTCACGCCTTCCTTGTCGCGCTTCTCCACATATCCGCGTTTCTGGATGGTGGTGATGGTGGGGGCGTAGGTGGATGGGCGGCCGATGCCGAGCTCTTCGAGTTTCTTTACCAGCGAGGCTTCCGTGTACCGGGGAGCGGGGCGGGTGAATCGTTCGGTGGCTTTCATTTCCTTCAGTTCCAGCGCCTGTTTCACGGCCAGGGGCGGCAATACGCCTTCCTGGTCCTCTTCGTCGGCATCTTCATCGTCGCGGCTCTCCATATATACTTTCAGGAAGCCGTCGAATTTCAGCACTTCGCCGCTGGCGGTAAGCTCTTCGTGGTTGGTGGAGATATCGATCTTGGCGATGGTTTTCTCCAGTTCCGCGTCGGCCATCTGGCTGGCGATGGTGCGTTTCCAGATCAGTTCGTAGAGGCGTTTGAGGTCGGAATCGTCTACCGAAGCGTTTTCCATGTAAGTGGGACGGATGGCTTCGTGCGCTTCCTGGGCGTTTTCGTTCTTGTTTTTGTATTTGCGGGATTGATAGTAGCGGTCGCCCCAGTTTTTGTGGATGGCTTTGCTGATATCTTCCATGGCGGTGTCTGACAGGTTAACGGAGTCCGTTCTCATGTAGGTGATCTGCCCGGATTCGTAGAGCTTCTGGGCGAGGAGCATCGTTTTGGACACGCTGTACCCGAGCTTGCGGGAGGCTTCCTGCTGGAGGGTGGAAGTAGTGAACGGGGCGGCGGGGGATTTTTTCCCCGGTTTCACGGTCACGTCTTTCACCGTATAGGCGGCGCCGACGCACTGTTCGAGGAACTTTTCGGCGTCTTCCGCGGTTTTGAAGCGGGAGGGGCCGTCGGCCTTGAAGGCGATGGTCCGGCCCTGGATGTCTTTGGCCATGAACCAGGCCTCTACCTTGAAGGAGCTGGTGGTCTCGAACTGGTTGATCTCGCGTTCGCGCTCTACGATCAGCCTAACGGCAACGGATTGTACGCGGCCGGCAGACAGGGAATTGCGCATGCTCATTTTGCGCCAGAGCACGGGAGACAGCTCGAAGCCCACGATCCGGTCGAGGATACGGCGGGCCTGCTGGGCGTTCACCAGGTTCATGTCGAGCAGGCGGGGCGTACGAACGGCTTTTTCGATGGCGGGTTTCGTAATCTCGTGAAATACAATGCGTTTGGTAGAGGAGGGATCGAGGCCGAGCACTTCGCAAAGGTGCCATGAAATGGCTTCCCCTTCGCGGTCCTCATCCGTTGCGAGCCAAACCTCCTCGGAGTCTTTCACCAGTTTTTTTAATTCCTTGACAACCTTTTCCTTGTCTTCCGGTATTATATATTTCGGTTTGAAATTATTCTGAATGTCGATTCCCATGTCATCCTTCTCCAGGTCACGGATGTGACCGAAGGAAGATTTCACTTCAAAATCCTTTCCTAATATTTTCTCAATCGTTTTCGCCTTTGCCGGGGATTCTACAATCACGAGATTTTTAGCCATGAACGCCTTTTTATGTCTGTAATTACGCTGAAATTTGTATCAATATTACAAATCCGATTGATGCAATTATATAAAAGTAGGATGATATAAAAAATAGATAAGGTTAAATACTTGAATTCCAGCGTGCAACAGACGCCATATTATTATGTTATCTCCTTTTCGCCGAAAGACGCTTATATTACATATTCATTTTTACTTACATCGAACGCCATGGACATCGTCATTATC
Proteins encoded in this region:
- the topA gene encoding type I DNA topoisomerase; amino-acid sequence: MAKNLVIVESPAKAKTIEKILGKDFEVKSSFGHIRDLEKDDMGIDIQNNFKPKYIIPEDKEKVVKELKKLVKDSEEVWLATDEDREGEAISWHLCEVLGLDPSSTKRIVFHEITKPAIEKAVRTPRLLDMNLVNAQQARRILDRIVGFELSPVLWRKMSMRNSLSAGRVQSVAVRLIVEREREINQFETTSSFKVEAWFMAKDIQGRTIAFKADGPSRFKTAEDAEKFLEQCVGAAYTVKDVTVKPGKKSPAAPFTTSTLQQEASRKLGYSVSKTMLLAQKLYESGQITYMRTDSVNLSDTAMEDISKAIHKNWGDRYYQSRKYKNKNENAQEAHEAIRPTYMENASVDDSDLKRLYELIWKRTIASQMADAELEKTIAKIDISTNHEELTASGEVLKFDGFLKVYMESRDDEDADEEDQEGVLPPLAVKQALELKEMKATERFTRPAPRYTEASLVKKLEELGIGRPSTYAPTITTIQKRGYVEKRDKEGVKRDFRILWLKNDKISKQTDQENTGAEKAKLFPTDLGMLVTDFLKQYFDRVMDYGFTARIEEEFDEIAGGKKKWNKMLSDFYAPFHNNVEETLEKAERVKGERHLGEDPASGKPVTARMGRFGPMVQIGKVDDEEKPRFAKLKQTQSIETITFEEAMDLFRLPRNLGLFEGTEVSVNIGRFGPYAQHDKKFYSLKKEMDPYTVELEEVAPLIVEKRQAKDERTIKVFEKEKIQVLRGPYGPYLKVGLRNYKLPKEKHETAADITVEEAKAIIEELKANPPKKKAPPRKKKAD
- the prmA gene encoding 50S ribosomal protein L11 methyltransferase, with amino-acid sequence MSYIAITIAAPQELRDVLVAQLSDMGYEGFEERPDALVAFIPEGDFIENDLQGLVGSHGVDYTKERIEQANWNALWESSFEPVLVDDFCGIRAGFHAPLGDAVAHEIIITPKMSFGTGHHATTFSVVRLMRDVDFRGKQVFDFGSGTGILAILADKLGAAETKGIDIDDWAVENATENAEMNASGNVHFSRADSLSGEESGRFDVVLANINRNILLANMGEMKRILKKHGILILSGILQEDEPAIVKAALAEGLRPEKRAEREHWLALSFIAG
- a CDS encoding M48 family metallopeptidase; its protein translation is MKKIALLLVAGTGLIYACSRVPITGRSQLNLIPEATMQSMALQEYQSFLSQNKAVSPGNSKDAAMVQRVGGRIAQAVTTYMTQHGMGNEVASYKWEFNLVNDKQVNAWCMPGGKVVVYTGLLPVTQNETALACVMGHEIAHAIARHGNERMSQGLVAQGIQIAGAVALNKNPQAQNIFMQAVGVGGPLGLMAYGRQNELEADHLGVIFMAMAGYNPQESISFWGRMAQASGGQKPPELLSTHPSDDKRIAQLQKLMPEAMKYYNPSSK
- a CDS encoding transglutaminase-like domain-containing protein: MHETREINALFHLLDDPDQEVFDTVANKILMFGKEIIPNLEHLWETTIDEHIQERIEMLIHRVHYQDLQEDFRVWHSGGSQELIKGALLTAKYQYPDLTEQSVHTEIDRIKRNIWLELNNYLTPLEQINVLNSMIYNYFGLKGEEVSYQRKNQFFINQVMESRKGNPLTNGIVYQALCAMLDLPVYAVKIPRQFILAYFDTFYDFTEPADPGDYRILFFIDPIQGQIYTQQDVDTYLKRVNVPVNPEFYKPQSNARIVQFLLEETAKCFRNDKEQYKHDELLNLARILD
- a CDS encoding S1 RNA-binding domain-containing protein; this translates as MMRGPGRREVGHGNLAMRSLRIMMPGSDYAYTVRVVSDILESNGSSSMATVCAGSLALMDAGVPLPKHVSGIAMGLISRASDGKWAVLSDILGDEDHLGDMDFKVTGTRDGICGVQMDIKVDGLSMDVMRAALAQARKGRLHILDAMYSTIENARPEPKPHAPRMEKMTIDREFIGAVIGPGGKVIQEIQRETGTNINIEEVGQHGEVSIFATQKENLDKAVRWIKGIVAQPEVGEEYESVVKSVMPYGAFVEFLPGKQGLLHISEVSWKRLENMDGVLSEGDKVKVKLVGTDPKTGKFKLSRRILMPKPEGYVERPEREERGDRGDRGDRRDRGGDRGDRRGGGDRDRGGDRRDRGDRGDRGDRGDRGPRPSQQTEQNDGPELGPVFDEQ
- the plsY gene encoding glycerol-3-phosphate 1-O-acyltransferase PlsY — protein: MTELLLIICAYLIGSFATAVWVSKGVFGIDIREHGSGNAGATNTFRVLGPKAGTFVMLVDMLKGVLAVRLSYLMPHDSTEQLINLQVGLGLAAVVGHIFPIWAGFRGGKGIATLFGMVLAIQPLVALYCVGVFLMILFLTRYVSLSSILASIAFPVLILFVFREEETYYRIFAIAVAVMVVLTHQKNIVRLLSGNESKVPLFKNRKNRHGSDL